A section of the Rhodothermus profundi genome encodes:
- a CDS encoding NAD(P) transhydrogenase subunit alpha, with translation MGGAMLDNLIIFVLAAFVGFEVISKVPQTLHTPLMSGSNAISGITIVGALVVAGMVGGTWSKWLGMVALIAATINVVGGFLVTDRMLQMFKARERRAPAQAPAAKTEAAEPATVS, from the coding sequence ATAGGGGGAGCTATGCTAGACAACCTGATCATTTTTGTGTTGGCTGCCTTTGTAGGGTTCGAAGTTATCAGTAAGGTGCCGCAGACGCTGCACACTCCGCTCATGTCGGGCTCTAACGCGATCAGTGGAATTACCATTGTAGGAGCCCTGGTTGTGGCGGGTATGGTGGGCGGCACCTGGTCGAAATGGCTGGGCATGGTTGCCCTGATTGCCGCCACGATTAATGTGGTGGGCGGCTTTCTGGTGACCGATCGAATGTTGCAAATGTTCAAGGCACGGGAGCGGCGAGCACCTGCGCAGGCTCCTGCCGCAAAGACGGAGGCAGCCGAACCGGCTACTGTGTCCTGA
- a CDS encoding YggS family pyridoxal phosphate-dependent enzyme, whose translation MAEQYVADSVALKERLARIQERIARACRRVGRSPDEITLIGVTKTFPISVVQAAYEAGVRHFGENRVQELVAKAAVLPGQIEGGAITWHMIGHLQRNKAKDVVAHADWLHSLDNLRLAETLERRATMAERVLPCFVQVNVSGETTKFGLEPDAVHAFLDALAPFEHLEIVGLMTLAAPAEDPEAVRPQFRLLRQLAETYNPRRNPRVRLRYLSMGMSGDFEVAIEEGATHIRLGSALFGPRLEK comes from the coding sequence ATGGCCGAGCAGTACGTCGCAGACAGCGTTGCGCTCAAGGAACGACTGGCGCGCATTCAGGAGCGGATTGCCCGCGCCTGCCGGCGGGTCGGACGTAGTCCCGATGAGATCACGCTCATTGGCGTAACCAAAACGTTTCCGATCTCTGTAGTGCAGGCGGCCTATGAAGCAGGAGTGCGCCATTTTGGTGAAAACCGAGTGCAGGAGTTGGTGGCCAAGGCCGCAGTATTACCTGGACAGATTGAAGGTGGTGCCATTACCTGGCATATGATCGGACATCTACAGCGCAACAAGGCCAAAGACGTTGTAGCTCATGCCGATTGGCTTCATAGCCTGGATAATCTGCGGCTGGCGGAAACGCTGGAGCGACGGGCAACCATGGCCGAGCGCGTGTTGCCCTGCTTTGTGCAGGTGAACGTCTCCGGCGAGACCACCAAGTTTGGTCTGGAGCCTGACGCCGTGCATGCTTTTCTGGACGCCCTGGCTCCCTTTGAGCATCTGGAAATCGTAGGGCTCATGACGCTGGCCGCGCCGGCCGAAGACCCCGAGGCAGTGCGGCCCCAGTTTCGCCTGCTGCGCCAGTTGGCCGAAACGTACAACCCGCGCCGTAACCCGCGCGTGCGCCTGCGCTATCTGTCCATGGGCATGAGCGGCGACTTTGAGGTGGCCATTGAAGAGGGCGCTACGCATATACGCCTGGGCAGCGCGCTGTTTGGCCCACGTCTGGAGAAGTAA
- a CDS encoding DivIVA domain-containing protein, with protein MKLTPLDIRKQEFTRAFRGYEITEVQAFLQTVSEQWQQLLDEHRRQAERIRELEEKLEHYRRIEEALQQALETARESARQTVEQAERKARLILEEAKNRADEIRWQAEQERRQLQQRIAELAERRDELIARLRAFLRAEMEVLAKFEQRALEQKAESSASAGDDTSGKTLEAAAASSYETPPSETEEAAAPSAETFAQEAQEGLSETAESPALPRFTAYPQPPEVAEAPEAADAPETPAPSETPGERKGWTVRSIVGSPPPSQTSGETQTPQQSGQVSEEFEKIRRILKDLD; from the coding sequence ATGAAACTAACCCCGCTGGACATTCGCAAACAAGAATTTACGCGGGCGTTTCGCGGCTATGAAATCACGGAGGTGCAGGCCTTTCTGCAGACTGTATCTGAGCAGTGGCAGCAACTGCTCGACGAACATCGCCGACAGGCTGAACGCATCCGAGAGTTAGAGGAAAAGCTGGAGCACTATCGACGGATTGAAGAGGCGTTGCAGCAAGCGCTGGAGACGGCACGCGAAAGTGCCCGTCAGACTGTTGAACAGGCAGAGCGAAAGGCACGCCTTATCCTTGAAGAAGCAAAAAACCGGGCCGATGAAATCCGCTGGCAGGCGGAGCAGGAACGGCGACAATTGCAGCAACGCATCGCTGAACTTGCCGAGCGCCGCGATGAACTGATCGCCCGGCTGCGGGCTTTCCTGCGGGCTGAAATGGAAGTGCTGGCTAAGTTCGAGCAGCGTGCCCTGGAGCAGAAGGCTGAATCCTCAGCATCGGCTGGAGACGACACATCCGGCAAGACCCTGGAGGCAGCGGCTGCATCCTCGTACGAAACGCCGCCCTCCGAAACAGAAGAAGCTGCTGCCCCTTCGGCAGAGACGTTTGCTCAAGAAGCGCAGGAAGGGCTATCGGAGACTGCTGAATCGCCTGCGCTGCCTCGCTTCACGGCGTACCCGCAGCCACCAGAAGTGGCGGAGGCTCCCGAGGCTGCGGACGCTCCCGAAACACCAGCTCCCTCGGAGACGCCTGGAGAGCGAAAAGGATGGACCGTGCGGAGCATCGTAGGCTCACCGCCTCCTTCGCAGACTTCCGGTGAGACGCAGACGCCTCAGCAAAGTGGACAGGTAAGCGAAGAATTCGAAAAAATTCGTCGTATCCTTAAAGATCTGGATTGA
- a CDS encoding IclR family transcriptional regulator: MATRKPGRTRTSEPTGVRALERGLRLLEELGGGEALSLSELARRTELTPSTTYRLLETLRRRRFVDWDETSGLWRIGLRAYQIGQAFCHPNSLSSLALEAMQQLVASVNETVNLAVLDGTEAVYIQQVESSQMLRMFTQLGARVPLHCTGVGKVLLAWRPPEEVRRLLGPEPLPAFTPNTLTRLEAILQELARVQQQGYALDREEREIGVRCLAAPVRDATGRVVAALSLSAPAVRLPDSRLTELVPAVLETAQTLSLRLGWQPETASLPTGQSSPT, translated from the coding sequence ATGGCAACACGCAAACCTGGACGGACGCGCACCAGCGAGCCAACTGGTGTGCGGGCACTGGAGCGGGGATTGCGTCTGCTTGAGGAGTTGGGAGGCGGGGAAGCGCTCTCCCTTTCTGAACTGGCGCGGCGCACCGAACTAACGCCCAGCACCACCTATCGTCTGCTGGAAACGCTACGACGGCGACGCTTTGTTGACTGGGACGAAACCTCCGGGCTCTGGCGCATTGGGCTGCGTGCTTATCAAATCGGCCAGGCGTTCTGTCATCCGAACAGCCTTTCGTCGCTGGCCCTTGAGGCCATGCAGCAATTAGTTGCCAGCGTCAACGAAACGGTTAATCTCGCTGTACTCGACGGTACCGAAGCGGTTTACATTCAGCAGGTTGAAAGCAGTCAGATGCTGCGCATGTTCACACAACTGGGCGCCCGCGTGCCGCTACACTGCACGGGGGTGGGCAAGGTGCTCCTGGCCTGGCGGCCTCCCGAAGAAGTGCGTCGGCTACTGGGCCCTGAGCCATTGCCAGCCTTTACGCCGAATACGCTGACGCGTTTGGAGGCGATCCTGCAAGAACTGGCTCGGGTACAACAGCAGGGTTATGCGCTTGACCGCGAGGAACGAGAAATTGGCGTGCGTTGCCTGGCAGCTCCCGTGCGCGATGCAACCGGCCGCGTGGTGGCTGCCCTTAGCCTGTCGGCACCGGCCGTGCGACTACCGGACAGCCGGCTAACAGAGCTGGTACCGGCCGTACTGGAAACGGCTCAGACCCTTTCGTTGCGTCTGGGCTGGCAACCAGAAACTGCGTCGCTGCCGACAGGTCAGTCCAGTCCTACCTGA
- the speE gene encoding polyamine aminopropyltransferase — protein sequence MAEFGAASENEPIWWYETGTDDVTLGFRMRLLHREQTAYQLLEIYEHPFFGRVLVLDGNLQTTQGDEFIYHEMLTHVPLLGALPASMEDASVLIIGGGDGGTLREVLRHDWVRRVVMVEIDPVVIERCKEYLGFHGNYDDPRVTLIIGDAAQYVAEEAPRQQPFDAILVDSTDPVGPGEVLFTPEFIRNAWACLKPGGVFARHLCMPLFDGPVVRDGVARLRQVFPRVEVYQATIFTYVGAQMAFVACTKDGHSVREPQRLLTARYYNPDVHRASFALPTWWMTELIDAPAAAAGL from the coding sequence ATGGCAGAATTTGGGGCCGCTTCAGAGAACGAACCAATCTGGTGGTACGAAACCGGTACCGATGACGTGACGCTGGGCTTCCGCATGCGGCTACTTCATCGGGAGCAAACCGCCTACCAACTGTTGGAAATCTACGAGCATCCTTTCTTTGGCCGCGTGTTGGTGTTAGACGGTAACCTGCAAACCACCCAGGGCGACGAGTTCATCTATCACGAGATGCTCACCCATGTACCGCTTCTAGGCGCTTTGCCGGCCAGCATGGAGGATGCTTCGGTGCTGATTATTGGAGGCGGCGACGGCGGCACGTTGCGCGAGGTGCTGCGCCACGACTGGGTTCGGCGGGTCGTCATGGTTGAAATCGACCCGGTAGTTATCGAGCGCTGCAAAGAATATCTGGGATTTCATGGCAACTACGACGATCCCCGGGTTACCCTGATTATTGGCGATGCGGCGCAATACGTGGCGGAAGAGGCACCGCGCCAGCAGCCGTTCGACGCCATTCTGGTGGATTCAACCGATCCGGTAGGTCCGGGCGAAGTGCTTTTTACGCCTGAATTTATTCGCAACGCCTGGGCCTGTTTAAAGCCCGGAGGCGTGTTTGCCCGTCACCTGTGCATGCCGCTGTTTGACGGTCCGGTTGTGCGCGATGGAGTTGCCCGGCTGCGTCAGGTGTTTCCTCGGGTTGAAGTTTACCAGGCTACCATCTTTACGTATGTAGGGGCCCAGATGGCGTTTGTGGCCTGCACAAAGGACGGTCACTCCGTCCGAGAACCGCAGCGCCTGCTGACAGCGCGCTACTACAATCCCGATGTGCATCGGGCCTCCTTTGCGCTGCCTACCTGGTGGATGACCGAGCTGATTGACGCTCCAGCGGCAGCAGCTGGATTGTAA
- a CDS encoding purine-nucleoside phosphorylase, with product MQESLFDVKTYRAHVEEAAAYIQDRTTLRPRLGIILGTGLGELAREIEAEMTLPYDEIPHFPLSTVESHHGRLIVGHLSGVPVYALQGRFHLYEGYTPRQVTFPVRVLATLGIDTLLISNAAGGMNPLFRRGDLMLITDHINLQGHNPLVGPNIDEWGPRFPDMSEPYDPELRRLAEEKALELGIKLQQGVYVAVLGPNLETKAEYRFLRLIGADAVGMSTVPEVIVARHMNLRVMAISVITDECFPDALEPLSLEAVLAAAAEAEPRLTRLMKAVVEAVGQQTTAPST from the coding sequence ATGCAGGAGTCACTGTTCGACGTCAAGACGTACCGCGCGCACGTTGAAGAGGCCGCCGCGTACATTCAGGACCGTACGACCCTGCGGCCACGCCTAGGCATCATTCTGGGAACGGGCCTGGGGGAACTGGCCCGGGAAATTGAGGCGGAAATGACGCTACCTTACGACGAGATTCCCCACTTTCCGCTCTCTACCGTTGAGTCTCATCACGGGCGGTTGATTGTTGGCCATCTAAGCGGGGTGCCGGTTTATGCATTGCAGGGTCGTTTCCATCTCTACGAAGGCTATACCCCCCGGCAGGTAACGTTTCCGGTGCGCGTGCTGGCAACGCTGGGCATTGACACGCTTCTTATTTCGAATGCAGCCGGCGGCATGAATCCGCTGTTTCGCCGGGGTGATCTGATGCTGATCACCGACCACATCAACCTGCAGGGGCACAATCCGCTGGTGGGACCCAACATCGACGAGTGGGGACCGCGCTTTCCAGATATGAGCGAGCCCTACGATCCAGAGCTGCGCCGCCTGGCCGAAGAGAAGGCGCTGGAGCTAGGCATCAAACTCCAACAGGGGGTTTACGTTGCGGTGCTGGGGCCCAATCTCGAAACAAAAGCCGAATATCGTTTTCTGAGGCTCATTGGGGCCGACGCGGTGGGCATGAGCACAGTGCCTGAAGTCATTGTGGCGCGCCACATGAACCTCCGCGTGATGGCCATTTCGGTCATTACGGATGAGTGCTTTCCCGATGCGCTCGAACCCCTGTCGCTTGAAGCCGTGTTGGCAGCGGCTGCTGAAGCCGAGCCCCGTCTGACCCGACTGATGAAAGCCGTTGTCGAAGCCGTGGGGCAGCAGACGACGGCGCCTTCAACCTAA
- a CDS encoding Re/Si-specific NAD(P)(+) transhydrogenase subunit alpha, producing MALQIGVPAETAAGERRVALVPDVVKRLAQQGMEVRVARGAGEGAFFSDAAYEAAGARIVTQEEAWAADLVVHVQPPSEEEIALLRSGSVLIGFLSPLDHPELAEKLARQGVTALAMELVPRISRAQKMDALSAMAAVAGYKAVLIAANLLPKFFPLLTTAAGTVRPASVLVLGAGVAGLQAIATARRLGARVSAYDIRDVVKEEVQSLGATFVELPFEVPDAQDVSGYAKALAEEKQRQQAQLLVPHIGRSDVVISTAQVPGRRAPVLITEEAVEAMQPGSVIIDLAAPNGGNCVLTQPGETVVRNGVQIVGPLNLPAEMPVHASQMYARTLLAMIQEFATSEGFQPNFEDEIFKGACVTYNGEVVNERVRALLAA from the coding sequence ATGGCCTTGCAAATTGGCGTTCCGGCCGAAACGGCTGCCGGTGAACGGCGGGTAGCTCTGGTGCCTGATGTGGTGAAGCGCCTGGCGCAGCAGGGAATGGAGGTGCGGGTGGCCCGAGGAGCAGGGGAGGGGGCGTTCTTTTCCGACGCAGCTTATGAAGCTGCGGGCGCCCGGATTGTGACGCAAGAGGAAGCGTGGGCTGCCGATCTGGTGGTCCATGTTCAGCCTCCTTCGGAGGAGGAAATCGCGCTGCTGCGGTCAGGCAGTGTGCTTATCGGATTTTTAAGTCCCCTGGATCATCCTGAGCTGGCCGAAAAGTTGGCCCGTCAGGGGGTAACGGCGCTGGCGATGGAGCTGGTGCCGCGCATTTCGCGGGCTCAGAAAATGGATGCACTCTCGGCCATGGCAGCCGTGGCCGGCTATAAGGCCGTGCTCATTGCGGCCAATTTGCTGCCTAAATTCTTCCCGTTGCTGACAACAGCGGCTGGGACGGTGCGGCCGGCCAGCGTGCTGGTGTTGGGCGCCGGTGTAGCTGGTTTGCAGGCTATTGCCACCGCGCGGCGGTTGGGAGCGCGGGTGTCGGCCTATGACATCCGCGATGTGGTCAAAGAGGAAGTGCAAAGTCTGGGCGCAACGTTTGTAGAGCTGCCCTTTGAGGTGCCCGACGCGCAGGATGTATCAGGCTACGCCAAAGCGCTGGCTGAGGAAAAACAGCGGCAGCAGGCGCAGTTGCTGGTGCCCCATATCGGGCGGTCCGATGTGGTGATTTCCACTGCCCAGGTGCCGGGCCGCCGGGCACCTGTGCTGATCACAGAAGAGGCGGTGGAAGCGATGCAGCCCGGCTCGGTGATCATTGATCTGGCGGCCCCGAACGGAGGCAACTGTGTGCTGACGCAACCCGGCGAAACGGTAGTGCGCAACGGGGTTCAGATTGTGGGACCGCTCAACCTCCCTGCCGAAATGCCGGTGCATGCCAGCCAGATGTATGCACGTACCCTGCTGGCTATGATTCAGGAATTCGCCACCTCGGAAGGCTTCCAGCCTAACTTTGAAGACGAAATCTTCAAAGGCGCCTGCGTGACCTACAACGGCGAAGTGGTTAATGAGCGCGTTCGGGCGTTGCTGGCTGCCTGA
- the serC gene encoding 3-phosphoserine/phosphohydroxythreonine transaminase yields the protein MTQPTALQTPVFRTASGRVYNFSAGPAALPESVLLEVKEELPIYRNLGTSVLEISHRSPEYAAIDASAKTLLRKLLGLGEEWHVLFLQGGASLQFHQVPLNFLPKDGSADYLITGSWAKKAYKEAKFLGNARVAASSEDRNFSYIPDPSTWEVDPRAAYLHFTSNNTIYGTQFQTEPEVEVPLVCDASSDFLSRRITPERYGLIYAGAQKNVGPAGVTVVLIREDFLQRRNQPLPTMLDYGTHVGKIFNTPPVFAVYLVEKVLRWLEGLGGLPAMEAINNRKAQLLYERIDRSDFYRGTAEPGSRSKMNVTFRLPSEELEQRFVEEAKQAGLIGLKGHRSVGGLRASIYNACPIEAVEALISFMDYFEQRYG from the coding sequence ATGACGCAGCCTACAGCGCTTCAAACCCCGGTGTTTCGCACAGCAAGCGGTCGCGTCTACAACTTTTCGGCCGGTCCTGCTGCTTTGCCCGAGTCGGTTCTCCTGGAAGTCAAGGAAGAACTGCCCATTTACCGAAATCTGGGAACGTCGGTACTGGAGATCAGCCACCGCTCTCCTGAATACGCCGCCATTGATGCCTCAGCCAAGACGCTACTTCGAAAGCTGCTAGGACTGGGGGAGGAGTGGCACGTACTTTTTCTGCAAGGCGGTGCCTCCCTGCAATTTCATCAGGTGCCACTGAACTTCCTGCCCAAAGACGGTTCTGCTGATTATCTGATTACCGGATCATGGGCCAAGAAGGCCTACAAAGAAGCAAAATTCCTGGGCAATGCGCGCGTGGCCGCCAGCAGTGAAGACCGCAACTTCAGCTACATTCCAGATCCTTCTACCTGGGAGGTAGATCCCCGAGCCGCTTATCTGCACTTTACGTCGAACAATACCATCTATGGCACGCAATTTCAGACCGAACCCGAGGTTGAAGTCCCCCTGGTATGTGATGCTTCCAGCGATTTCTTAAGCCGGCGCATCACGCCGGAGCGGTATGGACTGATCTACGCAGGAGCCCAGAAGAACGTAGGACCAGCCGGCGTGACTGTGGTGCTGATTCGGGAGGACTTTTTGCAGCGCCGCAATCAACCGCTGCCTACGATGCTGGACTACGGCACGCACGTCGGCAAGATCTTCAATACGCCGCCGGTCTTTGCCGTCTACCTTGTAGAGAAGGTATTGCGCTGGCTGGAGGGGTTGGGTGGGCTGCCTGCCATGGAAGCTATTAATAACCGAAAGGCCCAACTGCTGTACGAACGCATTGATCGGAGTGACTTCTATCGTGGGACTGCCGAGCCTGGCTCGCGCTCTAAGATGAATGTAACCTTCCGGCTGCCCTCTGAAGAGTTGGAACAGCGCTTTGTCGAAGAAGCCAAACAGGCGGGCCTTATTGGCCTGAAAGGCCATCGCTCTGTAGGAGGATTGCGCGCTTCCATCTACAACGCCTGCCCGATTGAAGCAGTGGAGGCTCTTATATCCTTTATGGACTATTTTGAGCAAAGATACGGTTGA
- a CDS encoding NAD(P)(+) transhydrogenase (Re/Si-specific) subunit beta, which translates to MKTTLIDLTYLVAAALFIFGLKRLQSPKTARGGNQLAALGMLLAVVATLFLHEIITPIEMIAGLVIGGTIGAVLARRVEMTAMPELVAAFNGFGGLASALVAAAEVARYLIPENSTVALAALLPALEQVPFDAVQAITVVLSVLIGLVTFSGSFVAFGKLGGYITGNPVIFPGMRLLTLLIALGALVSMGFVVAGANTFPAVSDPVVWGMVVLSGLALVLGVLLVIPIGGADMPVVVSLLNSYSGLAAAATGFVLDNTALIVSGALVGASGLILTRIMCEAMNRSLLNVLLGGFGGEAGEGGAVAAAEGKTVHEATVEDAAILLAYANKVIIVPGYGMAVAQAQHQVRELADLLQERGVEVKYAIHPVAGRMPGHMNVLLAEANVPYDQLFEMEEINDEFATADVALVIGANDVVNPAARYDQSSPIYGMPILNVDQAKTVLVLKRSLRPGYSGIENELFYLPNTRMLFGDARESLMQLINEIKNL; encoded by the coding sequence ATGAAGACCACGCTGATTGATCTGACCTATCTGGTGGCAGCCGCCCTGTTTATCTTCGGGTTGAAACGGCTGCAATCCCCTAAAACTGCTCGAGGAGGCAACCAGCTAGCAGCCCTGGGCATGCTGCTGGCCGTAGTAGCCACGCTCTTTCTGCACGAGATCATTACCCCGATTGAAATGATTGCCGGCCTGGTCATCGGGGGGACGATTGGCGCCGTGCTGGCGCGACGCGTCGAAATGACGGCCATGCCCGAGCTGGTGGCCGCCTTCAACGGATTTGGCGGATTGGCTTCGGCTCTGGTCGCCGCGGCCGAGGTAGCCCGCTACCTGATTCCTGAAAATTCCACCGTGGCGCTTGCTGCTCTGCTGCCGGCGCTTGAACAGGTACCCTTCGATGCCGTGCAGGCCATCACGGTAGTGCTCAGCGTGCTGATCGGTCTGGTCACCTTCTCCGGCAGCTTTGTGGCCTTTGGCAAGCTGGGGGGATACATTACAGGTAATCCGGTCATTTTCCCGGGGATGCGCCTGCTGACGCTGCTGATCGCGCTGGGTGCGCTGGTGTCGATGGGATTCGTGGTGGCCGGTGCCAATACCTTTCCAGCGGTTTCCGATCCGGTTGTGTGGGGCATGGTAGTCCTTTCCGGATTGGCGCTCGTGCTGGGCGTGCTGCTGGTGATCCCAATTGGAGGGGCCGACATGCCGGTAGTGGTCTCGTTGCTCAACTCCTACTCAGGACTCGCTGCGGCTGCTACCGGGTTTGTGCTGGACAATACGGCACTGATCGTCAGCGGGGCACTGGTGGGCGCTTCGGGATTGATCCTGACGCGGATCATGTGCGAGGCAATGAACCGTTCGCTGCTCAACGTGCTGCTGGGCGGATTCGGAGGCGAGGCAGGGGAAGGAGGAGCAGTGGCGGCTGCTGAAGGTAAGACGGTCCACGAAGCCACGGTAGAAGATGCAGCCATTCTGCTGGCGTATGCGAATAAAGTGATTATCGTGCCGGGGTATGGCATGGCGGTGGCCCAGGCGCAGCATCAGGTGCGGGAGCTGGCAGATCTACTGCAAGAGCGCGGCGTGGAGGTCAAGTATGCCATTCATCCGGTTGCCGGCCGCATGCCCGGACACATGAACGTGCTGCTCGCCGAAGCGAATGTGCCCTATGATCAGCTCTTCGAAATGGAGGAAATCAACGACGAGTTTGCCACTGCCGACGTGGCGCTGGTCATCGGGGCTAACGACGTGGTCAATCCAGCCGCTCGCTACGACCAGAGCAGCCCGATCTATGGCATGCCTATTCTGAACGTGGATCAGGCGAAAACAGTGCTGGTGCTAAAGCGTAGCTTGCGGCCCGGGTATTCAGGTATTGAAAACGAACTCTTCTACCTGCCCAATACGCGCATGCTCTTTGGCGATGCCCGGGAATCCCTAATGCAGTTGATTAACGAAATCAAGAACCTGTAA
- the aceB gene encoding malate synthase A has product MQGIEIRGARLAEAEQVLTPEALEFVAGLHREFNAVRKGLLARRGEVWRRLLEGERPDFLAHTRHIREGDWKVAPCPDDLQDRRVEITGPVDRKMMINALNSGARVFMADFEDALSPTWENVVRGQKNLMDAVRRTLEYTSPEGKEYRLKEQLATLLVRPRGWHLEERHVWIDGEPVSASLFDFGLYFFHNARELLERGSGPYFYLPKLESHLEARLWNDVFNFAQDYLGIPRGTIRATVLIETILAALEMDEILFELRDHAAGLNAGRWDYIFSCIKKFHATAPVFPDRAQVTMTVPFMYAYTELLVKTCHRRGAHAIGGMAAFIPSRRNPEVNERALAEVRKDKEREAGQGFDGTWVAHPDLVPVAEEVFNRYLGDRPHQKDRLREDVQVTAAELLDFRVPGGRITESGLRNNVSVALQYLNQWFSGNGAAAIFNLMEDAATAEIARAQLWQWVHREAQLDDGRPITPELYAQVRDEELAKLGGRDAAYYREAAEVLDELVRSDTFVEFMTLPAYERLLQQEKVPS; this is encoded by the coding sequence ATGCAAGGTATTGAGATTCGAGGTGCACGGCTGGCTGAAGCCGAGCAGGTGTTGACGCCCGAGGCCTTGGAATTTGTGGCCGGGTTGCATCGTGAATTCAATGCGGTTCGCAAGGGGCTGCTGGCTCGTCGCGGTGAAGTCTGGCGTCGCTTACTGGAAGGGGAGCGTCCGGACTTTCTGGCTCACACGCGGCATATCCGTGAAGGAGACTGGAAGGTGGCGCCCTGCCCCGACGATTTGCAGGACCGGCGCGTGGAAATTACCGGGCCAGTCGATCGCAAAATGATGATCAACGCCCTGAATTCCGGGGCCCGGGTCTTCATGGCTGATTTTGAAGATGCGCTGTCGCCCACCTGGGAAAACGTAGTGCGGGGGCAGAAGAATCTGATGGATGCGGTGCGGCGCACGCTGGAGTACACTTCGCCGGAAGGGAAGGAGTACCGGTTGAAGGAGCAGCTCGCCACGTTGCTGGTGCGTCCTCGCGGGTGGCATCTGGAAGAGCGGCACGTCTGGATTGATGGGGAGCCGGTCAGCGCCTCGCTGTTTGACTTTGGACTCTATTTCTTCCACAATGCCCGCGAGTTGCTGGAGCGAGGAAGCGGACCGTATTTCTACCTGCCAAAGCTTGAAAGCCACCTGGAGGCCCGGCTCTGGAACGACGTTTTCAACTTTGCTCAGGACTACTTGGGCATTCCGCGCGGAACGATCCGTGCTACGGTGCTCATCGAGACAATCCTGGCTGCCCTGGAAATGGACGAGATTCTCTTCGAGCTGCGGGATCATGCCGCCGGGTTAAATGCCGGGCGCTGGGATTACATCTTTAGCTGCATCAAGAAATTCCATGCTACGGCACCGGTCTTCCCGGATCGGGCGCAGGTAACAATGACGGTGCCCTTCATGTACGCGTACACGGAGTTGCTGGTGAAGACGTGCCACCGGCGCGGGGCGCATGCCATTGGCGGAATGGCGGCCTTCATTCCTTCGCGTCGCAATCCCGAAGTCAATGAGCGAGCGCTGGCCGAAGTGCGCAAGGATAAGGAGCGGGAAGCCGGGCAGGGGTTTGACGGCACCTGGGTAGCGCATCCCGATCTGGTGCCGGTAGCCGAGGAAGTGTTTAACCGCTACCTGGGCGATCGGCCGCATCAGAAGGACCGCTTGCGTGAAGACGTACAGGTGACCGCCGCGGAGCTCCTGGACTTCCGGGTGCCAGGTGGACGCATCACGGAAAGCGGGTTGCGCAACAACGTAAGTGTAGCGCTCCAGTACCTGAACCAGTGGTTTTCGGGCAACGGGGCAGCCGCCATCTTCAATCTGATGGAAGATGCGGCTACGGCTGAAATTGCCCGCGCTCAGCTCTGGCAGTGGGTCCACCGCGAAGCCCAACTGGACGATGGCCGGCCTATTACGCCTGAACTGTATGCCCAGGTGCGGGACGAAGAATTGGCCAAGCTGGGCGGCCGAGACGCAGCCTATTACCGGGAGGCCGCCGAAGTGCTGGATGAACTGGTGCGCTCCGATACATTCGTCGAGTTCATGACGCTGCCCGCTTATGAGCGTTTGCTGCAACAGGAAAAGGTGCCCAGTTAA